The following are encoded together in the Iodobacter fluviatilis genome:
- a CDS encoding LysR family transcriptional regulator — protein MMDKFDLKHMRIFLQLVRVGNVSKVAEETGVSQQAISGYLKRLREAFPHELFLRQSSGLKPTDFALGLAAKFEKILLDVDGLFNDSSFDATTSTATFRLIANEYAQLTIIPRLSSLIALEAPSVRLHVKDFDPQTHEASLASGDADILIGFSEFVSAGVVKAHLKKEQYSWVVGKNSLISSSIRTVGDLQNHSHIGFANGASHLVDNVESFLHKHSVSRQVTAVLPCYTSLIPFLEFNDVVAFVPSALARSSHLNILSFDSEMGTFDVVVGWHRRSSGSSARKWLTNLVQRSSE, from the coding sequence ATGATGGATAAATTCGATCTGAAGCACATGCGGATCTTCCTTCAGCTGGTAAGGGTGGGCAATGTGTCCAAGGTGGCCGAGGAAACAGGCGTGTCGCAGCAGGCTATTAGCGGGTATCTCAAGCGTCTCCGAGAAGCTTTTCCTCATGAGTTGTTTCTCAGGCAGAGTAGTGGGCTGAAGCCAACGGACTTCGCTTTGGGCTTGGCAGCAAAATTCGAAAAAATATTGCTGGACGTTGATGGTCTGTTCAACGATAGCTCTTTTGATGCCACTACCTCTACGGCGACGTTCCGGCTGATAGCAAATGAGTATGCTCAGTTAACGATCATCCCACGTCTCTCAAGCTTGATTGCGCTTGAAGCACCTAGCGTGAGGCTGCATGTGAAAGATTTCGATCCACAAACTCATGAGGCAAGCTTGGCAAGTGGAGATGCAGATATACTTATTGGGTTCTCCGAGTTCGTCAGTGCAGGTGTAGTTAAAGCGCACCTAAAGAAAGAACAGTATTCGTGGGTTGTGGGTAAAAACTCACTTATATCATCCTCCATTCGTACTGTTGGCGACCTCCAAAACCACTCACATATTGGGTTTGCAAATGGTGCATCCCACCTTGTGGATAATGTGGAATCCTTCTTACATAAACACTCGGTCTCCCGACAAGTCACTGCGGTACTTCCTTGTTATACGTCCCTAATCCCTTTTCTCGAATTCAATGACGTTGTAGCATTCGTTCCATCTGCCCTGGCGCGTTCAAGTCATCTCAACATCCTATCATTTGATTCTGAGATGGGAACTTTCGACGTCGTGGTTGGCTGGCATCGTCGATCCTCTGGTAGCTCGGCGAGGAAGTGGCTCACGAATCTTGTTCAACGCTCTTCTGAGTAA
- a CDS encoding short chain dehydrogenase yields MKTVILIGANGKMGQAALTGLGKHRVITASRSGEGVDYKVDITDKNSIQELYKKVGSFNAVVNTVGVCEYAPFESMTSEQWDTTIQSKLVGQINLVSVGLQYIEDGGSFTLISGILNMKPIPFAIADATTSGAIDTFVKCVAHELPRGIRINVVNPTVLEEAWHVYGEMMPGFQPVPSVLVGKAFERSVDGFISGEVIFVDA; encoded by the coding sequence ATGAAAACTGTAATTCTTATTGGCGCAAACGGTAAAATGGGTCAAGCGGCGTTGACTGGGCTTGGTAAACACCGCGTTATTACTGCTAGCCGCAGCGGAGAGGGTGTCGATTACAAGGTCGACATTACCGACAAAAACTCCATTCAAGAGCTGTACAAAAAAGTTGGTAGCTTCAATGCTGTGGTAAATACAGTCGGCGTCTGTGAGTACGCTCCGTTTGAATCTATGACCAGCGAGCAGTGGGATACCACTATTCAAAGCAAACTGGTTGGTCAGATCAACTTGGTGAGCGTTGGCTTGCAATATATCGAGGACGGCGGCTCGTTCACCCTGATCTCGGGCATCTTGAATATGAAGCCGATTCCGTTCGCTATCGCTGATGCCACCACCAGCGGAGCTATTGACACCTTCGTAAAATGTGTCGCCCATGAGCTGCCGCGCGGTATTCGCATCAACGTTGTGAACCCAACCGTTCTGGAAGAAGCATGGCACGTCTACGGTGAAATGATGCCAGGCTTCCAACCGGTACCAAGTGTATTGGTGGGTAAAGCGTTTGAACGTTCTGTTGACGGCTTCATCAGCGGGGAGGTTATCTTCGTAGACGCGTAA
- a CDS encoding ClbS/DfsB family four-helix bundle protein, which produces MPLPCNKAELLLNFDSAYSKLINELATIPEQDTRRPEIESKISTCDLLAYQIGWGRLLLQWDKDELPGKTAQMPTLGFK; this is translated from the coding sequence ATGCCACTTCCATGCAATAAAGCAGAGCTGCTTCTAAACTTTGACAGCGCCTATTCCAAGCTCATTAATGAGCTCGCCACCATTCCTGAGCAAGATACAAGGCGGCCCGAAATAGAAAGTAAAATATCTACATGCGATTTGCTTGCCTATCAAATAGGCTGGGGGCGGCTTTTATTGCAATGGGATAAAGACGAGTTACCAGGGAAAACCGCGCAAATGCCTACGCTAGGTTTTAAATGA
- a CDS encoding GNAT family N-acetyltransferase has product MSTIPSDLLSILPYRQTSGQVRRDIALLMHRVWPDQSAPSQGEAVPEEHDPELDALCCFIYRGNRLLSYAAILNFTLSHAEQTFSVAALSCVATDPAYQNQGLSSLVVSAATRCIENSHADIGLFTCDPPLASFYAKAGWPAVSGVVVIGSHDACALSSAELGKVVLLRLLSEHAHDHAAAFANTTLSLGLPLGQFV; this is encoded by the coding sequence TTGAGTACCATCCCTTCTGACTTGCTTAGCATCCTGCCTTACCGACAGACTTCCGGGCAGGTGCGGCGGGATATTGCTTTGCTGATGCATCGTGTATGGCCTGATCAGTCTGCTCCCTCTCAGGGCGAAGCCGTGCCAGAGGAGCATGATCCGGAGCTAGATGCGCTTTGCTGCTTTATATACCGGGGCAATCGCCTGCTGAGCTACGCTGCGATCCTGAACTTTACACTTAGCCACGCTGAGCAGACCTTTTCCGTGGCCGCATTGAGCTGTGTGGCAACCGACCCTGCCTATCAAAATCAAGGCCTAAGCAGTTTAGTTGTCAGTGCAGCCACTCGTTGTATTGAAAACAGCCATGCTGATATCGGCTTGTTTACTTGCGATCCACCACTTGCTTCGTTCTACGCCAAAGCAGGCTGGCCAGCGGTTTCTGGCGTGGTAGTGATTGGAAGCCATGATGCGTGCGCATTATCTAGCGCAGAGCTGGGCAAGGTGGTGCTGCTTCGCCTGTTGTCTGAGCATGCACACGACCACGCTGCGGCATTTGCGAATACCACTCTTTCACTGGGGTTGCCGCTGGGGCAGTTTGTCTGA
- a CDS encoding site-2 protease family protein, with protein sequence MELLNINCLGKALRLEGTPAGWQQLFWDNTLVAEKNASAEREGLSALQFELSAVSPDGTAATTRVRLETDLQWQPFLLKYRLLVDEQEAVQGQRNTQDIERQTPVVPITKTNKLSLLGLGALALKLLKSAKLVKVALAGASVAAYSWLFSFQFAIALIACLVFHEYGHIRAMKYFGIKTKGIYLIPFMGGLALSDEKINTRWQDVVISIMGPTFGLLLSIASLVIYWLTGSMFFAGLAAFNALLNLFNLLPILPLDGGHILKSISFSMNSVLGLVACVVGAAFGVFISYTLGLALLGFLLLIGSVEIVFEWRGRHQSHLLPLDRYGQIFSAVWYLITVGALIGIIWYFAGHGDDMLRMPLQILKS encoded by the coding sequence GTGGAATTATTAAATATTAACTGCCTAGGCAAAGCGCTTAGGCTGGAAGGAACGCCAGCGGGCTGGCAGCAGTTGTTTTGGGACAATACCTTAGTTGCAGAAAAAAACGCCTCGGCTGAGCGCGAAGGATTGAGCGCTTTGCAATTTGAGCTATCGGCGGTTAGCCCCGATGGCACCGCAGCAACGACGCGTGTTCGCCTAGAAACAGATCTGCAATGGCAGCCCTTTTTGCTCAAATATCGCCTACTCGTTGATGAGCAAGAGGCGGTACAGGGCCAGCGCAATACACAGGATATCGAGCGGCAAACCCCCGTTGTGCCAATCACTAAAACCAATAAACTGAGCCTGCTTGGCTTGGGTGCTTTGGCGTTGAAACTGCTTAAAAGTGCCAAACTGGTGAAAGTAGCTTTAGCAGGGGCGAGCGTTGCGGCATATTCATGGTTGTTTTCTTTCCAATTTGCAATCGCCTTGATTGCCTGTTTGGTTTTTCATGAATACGGCCATATCAGGGCGATGAAATACTTTGGCATTAAGACCAAGGGCATTTATTTAATCCCCTTTATGGGCGGATTAGCGTTATCAGATGAAAAAATTAATACTCGCTGGCAAGATGTAGTGATTTCAATTATGGGGCCGACCTTTGGCTTATTATTGTCGATTGCATCGTTGGTGATTTATTGGCTAACCGGCTCGATGTTCTTTGCAGGCTTAGCCGCATTTAATGCGCTGCTTAATCTATTTAATCTATTGCCTATCCTGCCGCTTGATGGCGGCCACATTTTAAAAAGCATTAGTTTTTCGATGAATAGTGTGCTGGGCTTAGTGGCCTGTGTGGTAGGTGCTGCCTTCGGCGTATTTATCAGCTACACCCTTGGTTTGGCGTTATTAGGATTTTTATTGCTGATTGGTAGTGTGGAAATCGTCTTTGAATGGCGAGGCCGTCACCAAAGCCATCTATTGCCACTGGATCGCTATGGGCAAATCTTCTCTGCGGTGTGGTATTTAATCACCGTTGGCGCATTGATTGGCATCATCTGGTATTTTGCAGGGCATGGCGATGACATGTTGCGCATGCCTTTGCAGATTTTGAAGAGTTAA
- a CDS encoding B12-binding domain-containing radical SAM protein — translation MSIILSTLNARYTHASLGLRYLLANMGDLRGKTQLVEFVIGTKTTEIVEQLLAKHPKIIGFGVYIWNVEETERVVAMLKRVAPQIKIILGGPEVSYESAEQSIVQLADYLITGWGEVTLPQLCKQILNGPQPLMKTHVGVQPPLNDLALPYSLYTDEDIAHRTLYVEASRGCPFKCEFCLSALDKTAWPFDLDVFLAEMETLYQRGARLFKFVDRTFNLNIKSSLKIMQFFLDKIAAYPDDPVFAHFEVVPDHLPEALKAGISQFPAGALQFEIGIQSFNPEVQALVSRKQNNEKAADNISWLIEHSHAHLHVDLIAGLPGEDMASFGRGFDQLYALRPHEIQFGILKRLRGTPIIRHTSDFGMVYDPYPPYTILANGLIDFANMQRLVRFSRYWDLVANSGRFANTLPVLLGDAPFARFMAFSDWLYANTDATHRIALDRLAKMVGEWLVLHSLSELAAAELIASDYAGKSKRGKSGATPQRQAMHLPA, via the coding sequence ATGTCGATTATTCTTTCTACTTTAAACGCTCGCTACACCCATGCCTCGCTTGGGCTGCGCTATTTGCTGGCCAATATGGGCGATTTGCGGGGGAAGACGCAGTTGGTGGAGTTTGTGATTGGCACCAAAACCACTGAAATAGTCGAGCAATTGCTGGCTAAGCATCCCAAGATTATTGGTTTTGGCGTGTACATCTGGAATGTGGAGGAAACTGAGCGGGTGGTGGCGATGCTGAAACGCGTTGCGCCGCAGATTAAGATTATCCTCGGTGGGCCCGAGGTATCTTATGAAAGCGCTGAGCAAAGTATTGTTCAGCTGGCAGACTATTTAATTACTGGTTGGGGCGAGGTGACTTTGCCTCAGCTTTGTAAGCAAATTTTGAACGGCCCGCAGCCCTTGATGAAAACGCATGTGGGTGTGCAGCCGCCGCTCAATGACTTGGCGCTGCCGTATTCCCTTTATACCGATGAAGATATTGCACACCGCACCCTGTATGTGGAAGCTTCCAGAGGCTGCCCGTTTAAGTGTGAATTCTGTTTGTCGGCGCTGGATAAAACGGCGTGGCCGTTTGATTTGGATGTGTTTTTGGCCGAGATGGAAACACTGTATCAGCGCGGTGCGCGGCTATTCAAATTTGTGGATCGCACGTTTAATCTGAATATCAAATCTAGCTTAAAGATCATGCAGTTCTTTCTGGATAAAATTGCCGCCTACCCAGATGACCCTGTGTTTGCCCATTTTGAAGTTGTGCCCGATCATTTACCCGAGGCCTTAAAAGCAGGCATTAGTCAGTTTCCTGCCGGTGCTTTGCAATTTGAGATTGGTATTCAAAGCTTTAATCCTGAAGTGCAAGCCTTGGTAAGCCGTAAGCAAAATAATGAAAAGGCGGCGGATAATATTTCTTGGCTGATTGAGCATTCGCACGCGCATTTGCATGTGGATTTAATTGCCGGTTTGCCGGGGGAAGATATGGCGAGTTTTGGGCGCGGTTTTGATCAGCTTTACGCCTTGCGCCCGCATGAAATTCAATTTGGTATTTTAAAACGCCTGCGCGGCACGCCAATTATTCGCCATACTAGCGACTTTGGCATGGTGTACGATCCTTACCCGCCTTACACCATTTTGGCCAATGGCCTGATAGATTTTGCCAACATGCAGCGTTTGGTGCGCTTTTCGCGCTATTGGGATTTAGTTGCCAATTCTGGCCGCTTTGCTAACACTTTGCCTGTGCTGCTGGGTGATGCGCCATTTGCGCGTTTTATGGCGTTTAGCGATTGGCTATATGCCAACACCGACGCCACCCACCGCATTGCGCTAGATAGATTAGCTAAAATGGTCGGCGAGTGGTTGGTGTTGCACAGCTTGTCTGAGCTTGCTGCTGCTGAGTTGATTGCATCAGACTATGCAGGTAAATCTAAACGCGGAAAAAGCGGTGCAACCCCTCAGCGGCAAGCCATGCATCTACCCGCCTAA